One window of the Desmospora profundinema genome contains the following:
- a CDS encoding cytochrome c oxidase assembly protein: MHQHHGGFDFWSVISPGALILTILLGVLYFTLIGPWRRKWGYDESPSIWKQRGFVFALAVFYFASGPVSTFSHDSFSAHMMEMALVYMVVPPLILLGLPSWVYRPLWSTPRRAKVFRVLTFPLVTLICFNGFFSLYHLPVVFDAIMSSSILMAASHGFMGFAAFMMWWPITCPVPEKDTLNPVMKLGYIIGDSILITPACALIVFSDVLLYQSFQEAPVAFSFMSALDDQQMGAVVMKAIQEIAYGCVLGYTFYHWVKEHKRMEREEAETIRPRGEKGETPSTMAY, encoded by the coding sequence ATGCATCAGCATCACGGCGGCTTTGATTTTTGGAGTGTGATCAGTCCGGGAGCGCTGATCCTTACGATTCTGCTGGGTGTGCTGTACTTTACCTTGATTGGTCCATGGCGGCGGAAATGGGGGTATGACGAGAGCCCTTCGATCTGGAAGCAGCGGGGGTTTGTGTTTGCATTGGCTGTCTTCTATTTTGCATCGGGGCCGGTGAGTACCTTTTCCCATGATTCATTCAGTGCACATATGATGGAAATGGCCTTGGTTTATATGGTGGTTCCGCCCTTGATTTTATTAGGCTTACCCTCCTGGGTTTACCGTCCTTTATGGAGTACCCCCCGTCGAGCCAAGGTGTTTCGCGTCCTGACGTTTCCCTTGGTCACCCTGATCTGCTTTAACGGGTTCTTTTCCCTGTATCATTTGCCTGTCGTATTTGATGCGATCATGTCCTCTTCCATTTTAATGGCGGCTTCTCACGGTTTTATGGGATTCGCCGCTTTTATGATGTGGTGGCCGATCACTTGTCCGGTCCCGGAAAAAGATACGTTAAATCCAGTGATGAAACTGGGGTATATCATCGGGGACAGCATACTGATCACTCCCGCTTGTGCCCTGATCGTATTTTCCGATGTTTTGTTGTATCAATCATTCCAAGAGGCGCCTGTCGCATTCAGTTTCATGAGCGCGTTGGATGACCAGCAGATGGGTGCGGTGGTGATGAAGGCGATCCAGGAGATCGCTTATGGATGTGTTCTCGGCTATACCTTCTACCATTGGGTGAAAGAACACAAACGAATGGAAAGGGAGGAAGCAGAGACGATTCGTCCCAGGGGCGAAAAAGGAGAGACTCCATCCACCATGGCTTATTGA
- a CDS encoding cytochrome c oxidase assembly protein, protein MEVLWKQFFVPQLWNGGLNLLVLVVAALYLSATGRWRSRFHGSSRVAPSRKILFLGGLLLFYLALGSPLAWIGHELFSVHMFQQSILYLVVPPLLIRGIPDWLWQVIWGWKGLDRFLRFGTKPLIALVWFNGLFSIYHIPAVFDALMGTHSLQWSAHFVLMAAAGLMWWPVLSPLPEYTLLTPLRKMAYIAAAGVLLTPACALIIFADHVLFASYTGGESVLSMMDPRDDQQMGGVIMKIMQEGIYGGMLGYVFIKWIRRDRDIYGVPDNREVPSPVRRGELVHNVSPRSSVEEAEKGMGGVPYERDVSRSSGST, encoded by the coding sequence ATGGAGGTTCTTTGGAAGCAGTTCTTTGTTCCCCAGTTGTGGAATGGAGGACTCAATCTGTTGGTGTTGGTGGTGGCAGCTCTCTACTTGTCTGCTACCGGCCGTTGGCGATCGCGTTTCCATGGCTCATCACGGGTGGCCCCTTCACGGAAGATCCTTTTTTTGGGGGGGCTGCTCCTGTTCTACTTGGCTTTGGGAAGCCCATTGGCATGGATCGGTCATGAATTGTTCAGCGTCCATATGTTTCAGCAATCCATCCTTTATCTGGTGGTTCCGCCACTTCTTATCCGTGGGATTCCCGATTGGCTGTGGCAGGTGATATGGGGGTGGAAAGGGCTGGACCGATTCCTCCGTTTTGGAACCAAGCCCCTCATCGCTCTGGTATGGTTTAACGGCCTGTTTTCCATCTACCATATTCCGGCCGTCTTTGATGCGTTGATGGGAACCCATTCGCTTCAGTGGTCGGCCCACTTTGTATTGATGGCGGCGGCGGGCTTGATGTGGTGGCCGGTTTTGTCTCCCTTGCCGGAGTACACGCTCCTTACCCCCCTGCGCAAGATGGCCTATATTGCAGCTGCAGGTGTGCTGCTGACTCCCGCTTGCGCCTTGATCATTTTTGCCGACCATGTGCTGTTCGCCTCCTATACCGGTGGAGAGAGCGTACTATCGATGATGGATCCGAGGGACGATCAACAAATGGGCGGCGTGATTATGAAGATCATGCAGGAGGGAATCTACGGGGGTATGCTGGGTTATGTATTCATCAAGTGGATCAGGCGGGATAGAGATATCTACGGAGTGCCGGACAATCGGGAAGTTCCGTCTCCGGTACGGCGTGGGGAGCTGGTTCACAACGTTTCACCCCGATCTTCGGTGGAGGAGGCGGAAAAGGGGATGGGGGGAGTGCCTTACGAACGGGACGTCTCCCGCAGTTCGGGTTCTACATAG
- the ctaD gene encoding cytochrome c oxidase subunit I: MGGGFFFIIGGLEALLIRIQLFFPNNDFMVGREFNELLTMHGTTMIFFVAMPLLFALMNVAVPLQIGARDVAFPFLNALGFWLFLAGGILMNLGWIFGNAPDAGWTNYVPIAGNEYSAGPGIEYYVLGLQVSGIGTLIGGLNFLVTIINMRAPGMTFLRMPLFTWTSFVASALILFAFPALTAGLFLVMFDRIFGTAFFDVALGGNPVIWQHLFWIFGHPEVYIVILPAFGIMSDVISTFAKKRLFGYTSMVFATMLIGFLGFMVWAHHMFTVGMGPVPNSIFAILTMAIAVPTGIKVFNWLFTMWGGKIQFTTAMLWAVGFIPTFVLGGVTGVMLASPAADFQFHDSYFVVAHFHYVLIGGTVFGLFSGAYYWWPKMFGHKLNETLGKWHFWLFFIGFHLTFFIQHFIGLFGMPRRHFTYQADDGLTLLNQISTVGAFFMAIGTVVLLINIIVSAKKAVPAGNDPWDARTLEWAISSPPPEYNFAQTPRVRALDAFWHEKMAGNKTLEPAEPLGPIHMPSPTHLPFFMTLGFFISGLGWVFRSVEVGVLGLVMVVLVMFIHSFNHDHGYYIPLKDIPDANNDPQKGAKA, from the coding sequence ATGGGTGGCGGATTCTTCTTTATCATCGGCGGGCTGGAAGCCCTGTTGATCCGCATTCAGCTCTTCTTCCCCAACAACGATTTTATGGTGGGGCGGGAATTTAACGAGCTGTTGACCATGCATGGAACCACCATGATCTTTTTCGTGGCGATGCCGCTGTTGTTCGCCCTGATGAACGTGGCGGTTCCGTTGCAGATCGGTGCCCGGGATGTGGCGTTTCCTTTCTTAAACGCCCTCGGCTTCTGGCTGTTCCTGGCCGGCGGAATCCTGATGAACCTGGGCTGGATTTTTGGGAATGCCCCGGATGCCGGCTGGACCAACTATGTACCGATCGCCGGTAATGAATATAGTGCCGGTCCAGGTATTGAGTATTATGTGTTAGGTCTACAGGTATCGGGGATCGGGACCCTGATCGGGGGCCTCAACTTTTTGGTGACCATCATCAACATGCGCGCTCCTGGCATGACCTTTCTGCGCATGCCGCTGTTCACTTGGACCTCTTTTGTCGCTTCCGCATTGATTCTGTTTGCATTTCCCGCGTTGACGGCAGGATTGTTCCTGGTCATGTTTGACCGCATTTTTGGAACCGCCTTTTTCGATGTGGCGCTGGGCGGGAATCCGGTCATTTGGCAGCACTTGTTCTGGATTTTTGGTCACCCGGAAGTGTACATCGTCATTCTGCCCGCATTTGGAATCATGTCTGACGTGATTTCCACCTTTGCGAAGAAACGTCTTTTCGGTTATACCTCCATGGTTTTTGCGACGATGTTAATCGGGTTCCTTGGCTTTATGGTGTGGGCGCACCATATGTTCACCGTTGGAATGGGACCGGTTCCCAACTCCATCTTTGCGATCTTGACGATGGCCATCGCCGTCCCCACCGGGATTAAGGTATTTAACTGGCTGTTTACCATGTGGGGCGGGAAAATCCAATTTACGACGGCGATGCTTTGGGCTGTCGGCTTTATCCCCACCTTTGTGTTGGGTGGAGTGACGGGTGTGATGCTGGCGAGCCCGGCGGCGGACTTCCAATTCCATGACAGCTATTTCGTCGTGGCACACTTCCACTATGTGCTGATTGGCGGTACCGTGTTCGGCCTCTTCTCCGGTGCGTACTACTGGTGGCCGAAAATGTTTGGTCACAAGTTGAATGAAACCCTGGGGAAATGGCACTTTTGGCTCTTCTTTATCGGGTTCCACCTGACCTTTTTCATCCAGCATTTCATCGGATTGTTCGGGATGCCGCGCCGCCATTTCACGTATCAAGCGGATGACGGGTTAACGCTGCTCAACCAGATCAGTACGGTTGGCGCATTCTTTATGGCGATCGGTACGGTCGTGCTGCTGATCAACATCATTGTCAGTGCGAAGAAGGCGGTGCCGGCCGGGAACGACCCCTGGGATGCCCGGACACTGGAATGGGCGATCTCGTCTCCTCCCCCGGAATACAATTTCGCTCAAACGCCTCGTGTACGTGCATTGGATGCGTTTTGGCATGAAAAAATGGCCGGGAATAAAACATTGGAGCCGGCAGAACCGCTTGGGCCGATTCATATGCCTTCTCCGACCCACTTGCCCTTCTTTATGACCCTCGGATTTTTCATTTCCGGGTTGGGCTGGGTGTTCCGTTCCGTGGAAGTGGGAGTTTTGGGACTGGTCATGGTGGTGCTGGTTATGTTCATCCACTCCTTTAACCATGATCACGGCTACTACATTCCGTTGAAGGATATTCCAGATGCGAACAACGATCCGCAGAAAGGGGCGAAGGCATAA
- the ctaD gene encoding cytochrome c oxidase subunit I has product MATLIILIVVALFLAAILTGGYNEQYLDRVKQNWLWDWITTVDHKKIGILYLIGGGLFFAIAGLESLLIRIQLMFPNNKFILGDVFNQLLTMHGTTMIFLVALPVLFGLMNVIVPLQIGARDVAFPFLNSLGFWLYFAGGLLLNISWIFGGAPDAGWTSYATLALNDFSPGPGVNYYVLGLQIAGIGTLISGINFLVTIINMRAPGMTYLRLPLFTWTTFVTSALILFAFPPLTAGLFMMMFDRLFETNFFATNGGGNATVWQHIFWIFGHPEVYILVLPAFGVFSDVISTFSKKRLFGYHSMVFAVVLIGFLGFMVWVHHMFTVGLGPIANTIFAVATMAIAVPTGIKVFNWLFTMLGGRIRFTTAMLFATGFIVAFVMGGVTGVMLAVVPADLQFHDTYFVVAHFHYVIIGGVVLGFFSGFYYWWPKIFGTFLDEKWGKWHFWLFYLGFHLTFFPQHFLGLFGMPRRVFTYEAGYGLELNNLLSTLGTFLMTAGVFCLVFNVLRTVIKGQQAPGDPWDGRTLEWSISSPPPEYNFAQVPQIRGLDAWWLEKQEGNDRMPPAEPLGPIHMPSPNYLPFVMTLGFFISGLGFVFHSIEVGFLGLAVVIVTLYVRSFEEDHGYHLHPKELEEGVNGS; this is encoded by the coding sequence ATGGCCACACTGATTATATTGATCGTCGTTGCCTTATTCCTGGCGGCAATTTTGACCGGAGGCTACAACGAACAATACTTGGACCGGGTGAAACAGAACTGGTTATGGGATTGGATCACAACGGTGGATCACAAGAAGATTGGGATTCTCTATTTGATCGGTGGTGGACTCTTCTTTGCCATCGCAGGGCTGGAATCCCTGTTGATTCGGATTCAACTGATGTTTCCCAACAATAAATTCATCTTGGGTGATGTTTTTAATCAGCTGCTGACCATGCACGGTACCACAATGATTTTCTTGGTGGCGCTCCCGGTCCTATTCGGTCTGATGAATGTGATTGTGCCCTTGCAAATCGGAGCCCGAGATGTGGCTTTTCCTTTTCTTAATTCCCTCGGCTTTTGGCTGTATTTTGCCGGAGGGCTGCTGCTCAATATCAGCTGGATCTTCGGCGGAGCGCCTGATGCCGGGTGGACGAGTTATGCCACTTTGGCGCTCAATGATTTTAGTCCCGGACCGGGTGTCAATTATTATGTGCTGGGATTGCAAATTGCCGGGATTGGGACCTTGATCAGCGGAATCAACTTCCTGGTGACCATCATCAATATGCGGGCACCGGGTATGACGTATCTGCGCCTGCCGCTGTTTACTTGGACGACGTTTGTGACATCGGCTTTGATCTTGTTCGCTTTTCCGCCATTGACTGCCGGATTATTTATGATGATGTTTGACCGTCTGTTTGAGACCAATTTTTTTGCCACTAACGGAGGCGGTAATGCAACAGTGTGGCAGCACATTTTTTGGATTTTCGGCCATCCGGAGGTGTATATCCTGGTGCTGCCCGCGTTTGGCGTGTTTTCGGATGTGATCAGCACCTTTTCCAAAAAGCGTCTGTTTGGTTATCACTCCATGGTGTTTGCGGTGGTCTTAATCGGATTTCTCGGATTTATGGTATGGGTGCACCATATGTTTACCGTCGGACTGGGTCCCATCGCCAACACGATCTTTGCGGTGGCCACCATGGCCATCGCGGTTCCCACCGGGATTAAGGTGTTTAACTGGCTTTTCACCATGTTGGGCGGCCGTATTCGATTTACTACGGCGATGCTGTTTGCAACGGGTTTTATCGTAGCGTTTGTCATGGGTGGGGTGACTGGCGTCATGCTGGCCGTCGTGCCGGCTGATCTTCAATTTCACGATACTTATTTTGTGGTCGCTCACTTCCATTATGTAATCATTGGGGGCGTCGTGCTGGGCTTCTTTTCCGGATTTTACTACTGGTGGCCCAAGATTTTCGGCACCTTTTTGGATGAAAAATGGGGTAAGTGGCATTTCTGGCTTTTTTACTTAGGCTTTCACCTTACTTTTTTCCCGCAGCACTTCTTGGGATTGTTCGGGATGCCTCGGCGTGTTTTCACCTATGAGGCGGGATACGGTTTGGAGCTGAACAATCTTCTGAGCACCTTGGGTACGTTCCTGATGACGGCGGGAGTTTTCTGCTTGGTGTTTAATGTGCTGCGTACTGTAATCAAGGGACAACAGGCCCCAGGGGATCCGTGGGATGGCCGTACATTGGAATGGTCGATTTCTTCCCCGCCCCCGGAGTACAACTTTGCTCAGGTCCCCCAAATCCGGGGCTTGGATGCCTGGTGGTTGGAAAAGCAGGAAGGAAACGACCGCATGCCGCCGGCGGAACCGTTGGGGCCGATTCACATGCCCTCTCCCAACTACCTGCCGTTCGTTATGACTCTGGGTTTTTTCATCTCTGGACTCGGCTTTGTTTTTCACAGCATCGAGGTGGGCTTCCTGGGGTTGGCGGTTGTAATCGTTACCTTATATGTCCGCTCCTTTGAGGAGGATCACGGCTACCACCTCCATCCAAAGGAGTTGGAAGAAGGGGTGAACGGATCATGA
- the cyoE gene encoding heme o synthase: MDHGTEIGKEVLGRSRIQTVSPPLWKDYLSLMKPGITLSNLIATVAGFRLAAGGWGQPGTFFWTLAGTFLVVAGGCVWNNVYDRDIDPWMSRTRTRPIPAGRISWRSARWIGWGFSLLGLIILLRCVNVLSAVWGAVGVGWYVFVYTAWFKRKSPWNTVIGGVAGAVPPVIGWTAVTGEMGWPAWVLFFILFFWQPPHFYALALLKEAEYRKAGIPMWPVVRGWRETWEQMAACAWVLLPISGLLPLLGYVSWEYLWVVIPLGFAFGGWIGAGRWVYKRDRWARQVFRLSLVYLLGWMAAVIHFAG; this comes from the coding sequence TTGGATCACGGAACGGAAATCGGGAAGGAAGTGCTTGGGAGATCACGGATCCAAACCGTCTCCCCTCCCCTGTGGAAGGACTATCTGAGTTTGATGAAACCAGGTATCACGTTGTCCAACCTGATTGCGACGGTGGCCGGTTTTCGACTGGCTGCCGGTGGATGGGGGCAGCCGGGTACATTTTTTTGGACGTTGGCAGGGACTTTCTTGGTAGTGGCGGGTGGATGTGTTTGGAATAACGTGTACGACCGTGATATCGATCCATGGATGTCCCGAACCCGTACACGTCCGATTCCCGCTGGCCGGATCTCGTGGAGGAGCGCCCGTTGGATCGGGTGGGGTTTTTCTTTGCTGGGACTGATCATCCTGCTTAGGTGTGTCAACGTTCTCTCCGCCGTTTGGGGTGCGGTGGGAGTAGGATGGTATGTCTTTGTCTATACCGCTTGGTTCAAAAGAAAATCCCCTTGGAACACGGTTATCGGCGGTGTTGCAGGTGCTGTCCCCCCTGTGATCGGGTGGACGGCGGTGACCGGAGAGATGGGGTGGCCGGCTTGGGTGCTGTTTTTTATCTTGTTTTTCTGGCAACCCCCTCATTTTTATGCGCTGGCACTGTTGAAGGAAGCGGAATATCGCAAGGCGGGCATTCCCATGTGGCCGGTGGTGCGGGGATGGAGGGAAACATGGGAGCAGATGGCGGCTTGCGCCTGGGTGCTTCTCCCGATTTCAGGGTTGCTTCCTTTGCTGGGGTACGTGTCGTGGGAGTACCTGTGGGTAGTGATACCGCTGGGATTCGCTTTTGGTGGTTGGATAGGGGCGGGACGATGGGTATATAAGCGGGATCGCTGGGCCCGTCAGGTTTTCCGATTGTCTCTGGTATATCTGTTGGGATGGATGGCGGCGGTCATTCACTTTGCTGGATAA
- a CDS encoding cytochrome (ubi)quinol oxidase subunit III has product MASIETQTQTHADAPVQLEKATLEGRNKILGFWLFIGAETVLFACLFGTYLALQNSTMGGPTQGELFSIPLVGLATVILLTSSLTSVLGIVGMHENNLKKTQFWFGVTVLLGVAFLVLEIYEFIHYTNEGLAITTNAFGSAFYTLLGTHGAHVLFGVIWITSLMIQARKQGLTKVTAPKFYVASLYWHFVDVIWVFIFTVVYLMGKVG; this is encoded by the coding sequence ATGGCGAGCATAGAAACGCAAACGCAAACCCATGCCGACGCACCCGTCCAACTGGAAAAAGCGACATTGGAAGGCCGGAATAAAATCCTTGGCTTCTGGCTGTTCATCGGGGCGGAAACGGTTCTCTTCGCCTGCTTGTTCGGAACCTATCTGGCCCTCCAGAATTCGACGATGGGTGGTCCTACCCAGGGAGAGCTGTTCAGCATCCCCTTGGTGGGTCTGGCGACGGTGATCCTGCTGACCAGTAGCTTGACCAGTGTATTGGGCATCGTCGGTATGCATGAAAACAACCTAAAGAAAACCCAGTTTTGGTTCGGGGTGACGGTGCTTCTCGGTGTGGCCTTCCTGGTGTTGGAGATTTATGAGTTCATCCATTACACCAACGAAGGGCTGGCCATTACCACCAACGCTTTTGGTTCCGCTTTTTACACTTTGTTGGGAACCCACGGGGCTCACGTGCTGTTTGGAGTGATTTGGATCACTTCGCTGATGATCCAGGCCAGAAAGCAGGGGCTGACCAAAGTGACGGCACCCAAGTTTTATGTGGCCAGCCTTTATTGGCACTTTGTAGATGTGATCTGGGTTTTCATCTTTACCGTCGTTTATCTGATGGGAAAGGTGGGATAA
- a CDS encoding sulfite exporter TauE/SafE family protein, whose translation MKKLLILALIGFFAQLVDGALGMAYGVTSTSLLLFFGIAPAIASASVHMAEVVTTAASGISHWKFGNVDRVIVKRLMVPGALGAFVGACFLSNIPGDLARPFISAFLFLLGFYVLYRFLFVKQVPLMKKKKPGKWTIPLGLFAGFADSTGGGGWGPLTTPILISHKGMEPRKVIGSVDTSEFAVAVAASLGFLIALGPSQIDWTWVGALMLGGVLAAPIAAWCVKWIPPQLLGVLVGGFIIVINTRTILDSTGWVPPSFYPWVYAWLIFLWTLALGAAIQKIRTGRHCKQSSDSDH comes from the coding sequence ATGAAAAAACTGCTTATCCTGGCTTTGATCGGGTTTTTTGCCCAACTAGTGGATGGCGCTTTGGGGATGGCTTATGGGGTTACATCCACATCACTGCTCCTATTTTTCGGGATCGCGCCGGCAATTGCTTCCGCCTCTGTCCATATGGCTGAAGTGGTAACGACTGCTGCATCCGGCATTTCTCATTGGAAGTTTGGCAATGTGGATCGGGTTATTGTTAAACGGCTGATGGTTCCGGGAGCGTTGGGTGCTTTTGTGGGTGCTTGTTTTTTGAGCAATATTCCGGGTGACCTGGCTAGACCTTTCATCTCGGCGTTTTTGTTTCTGCTGGGCTTCTATGTCCTCTATCGTTTTCTGTTTGTCAAACAGGTTCCACTGATGAAAAAGAAGAAACCCGGCAAATGGACGATTCCTCTGGGATTGTTTGCAGGGTTTGCCGATTCCACAGGCGGTGGAGGGTGGGGACCGCTTACCACCCCCATACTGATTTCCCATAAAGGAATGGAGCCGCGAAAAGTGATCGGATCCGTGGATACCAGTGAGTTTGCCGTGGCTGTTGCTGCCTCTTTGGGTTTTTTGATCGCGTTGGGTCCCTCTCAAATTGATTGGACATGGGTGGGGGCATTGATGTTGGGAGGGGTTTTGGCCGCTCCGATTGCGGCATGGTGTGTCAAATGGATACCGCCACAACTTTTGGGTGTGTTGGTGGGAGGGTTCATCATTGTGATCAATACCCGTACCATTTTGGACAGCACGGGGTGGGTTCCTCCATCTTTCTATCCATGGGTTTACGCCTGGCTGATTTTTTTATGGACCCTGGCTTTGGGGGCGGCCATCCAAAAGATCCGTACCGGCAGGCACTGCAAACAGTCTTCAGACTCTGACCATTGA
- a CDS encoding cytochrome C oxidase subunit IV family protein: METKVQTNQQQTSKPPASEGAAKHVKSFALMILLTAAAFALVVYEVMPPVLLIPVIVGLAMVQVFLQLFTFMHLDMKKHKITVAFMMTGLFIGILCAVALWLLEGDFL; this comes from the coding sequence ATGGAAACCAAAGTCCAGACGAATCAACAACAAACGTCCAAACCACCTGCATCGGAAGGTGCGGCCAAGCATGTGAAGTCCTTTGCCTTGATGATTCTGCTGACTGCGGCAGCCTTCGCCTTAGTAGTGTATGAAGTCATGCCGCCTGTCCTGCTCATCCCGGTGATTGTAGGCTTGGCGATGGTCCAAGTATTTCTGCAACTGTTCACGTTTATGCATCTGGATATGAAAAAGCATAAAATCACGGTCGCTTTTATGATGACAGGGCTTTTTATCGGCATTCTGTGTGCAGTGGCTCTCTGGCTTCTGGAAGGAGATTTCCTATAA
- the coxB gene encoding cytochrome c oxidase subunit II yields MGGKSGLRHWFVWLTLILVSAGCTNPSMSVLDPAGPVGREQLKLIYLSTGIMTLVVLVVAVLYIYIVIRYRERPGQEGEIPEQVEGNKKLEVLWTVVPIILLVILAVPTIATTFNINEKPDPAESIRVNVIGYQYWWGFEYPEFGVNTANEVHIPTGKKIEFILRAHDVIHAFWVPSLGGKEDLNPERNTRLVLQADKPGIYEGKCAELCGAAHALMNFRVIAHPPEEFNEWIASQKSPDSTPQSDRGREGQRLVGQNCIGCHAVENAGYPVQGSTGPTLNAFSKRTRIAGVIDNNRENLTTWMVDPQGVKPGNRMPAFDHLTEEQIDAIVQYLLELK; encoded by the coding sequence ATGGGTGGGAAAAGCGGTTTGAGGCACTGGTTCGTCTGGCTGACACTCATCTTGGTGTCCGCCGGCTGCACCAATCCATCGATGTCCGTGCTGGATCCGGCTGGTCCGGTGGGTCGTGAGCAGTTAAAGCTGATCTACCTCAGTACCGGTATCATGACCTTGGTGGTCTTGGTGGTGGCGGTACTTTATATCTATATCGTGATCCGCTACCGGGAGAGACCCGGCCAAGAGGGTGAGATTCCGGAACAAGTGGAAGGAAACAAAAAGCTGGAAGTGTTGTGGACAGTCGTTCCCATCATCCTGCTGGTGATCCTGGCTGTCCCTACGATTGCGACCACTTTTAACATCAATGAAAAGCCGGATCCAGCCGAGTCCATCCGTGTCAATGTGATCGGATATCAATACTGGTGGGGGTTTGAATATCCGGAGTTTGGAGTGAATACCGCGAATGAAGTCCATATTCCCACCGGGAAAAAGATCGAATTCATTTTAAGAGCCCATGACGTTATCCATGCTTTTTGGGTGCCTAGCTTGGGCGGAAAAGAAGACTTGAATCCCGAGCGCAACACCCGTCTCGTCCTGCAGGCGGACAAGCCCGGCATTTATGAAGGCAAATGTGCGGAGTTGTGCGGTGCCGCTCACGCGCTTATGAATTTTCGTGTCATCGCCCATCCCCCTGAGGAGTTTAACGAGTGGATCGCTTCCCAAAAAAGCCCGGATTCCACTCCGCAAAGTGATAGGGGCAGGGAAGGGCAGAGGCTGGTGGGGCAAAACTGTATCGGTTGCCATGCCGTCGAGAACGCCGGATATCCCGTCCAGGGGAGTACAGGTCCCACGCTGAACGCATTTAGTAAACGGACGCGGATTGCTGGTGTAATCGACAACAACCGGGAGAATCTGACCACATGGATGGTGGATCCCCAAGGGGTCAAACCTGGCAATCGGATGCCGGCTTTTGATCATTTAACAGAGGAGCAGATCGATGCGATCGTGCAGTACCTCTTGGAATTGAAATGA
- a CDS encoding cytochrome (ubi)quinol oxidase subunit III, with translation MKIEEKTASVAGLPAEPERATLEGKNKILGFWLFLGAETTLFATMFGTYLALKGETLDGPTPPEIFVMPVVALATVVLLTSSLTSVFAIMAMHQNDVKKMIRWFGLTILLGAVFLGVEIYEFIEYTHLGHTLTSSAFGSSFYLLLGTHGSHVLYGVCWIIGLMIQARHKGITVHTAPKFYVASLYWHFVDVVWVFIFTVVYLMGMMA, from the coding sequence ATGAAGATTGAAGAGAAGACGGCATCAGTGGCTGGTCTTCCTGCGGAACCGGAAAGGGCCACGCTGGAAGGGAAAAACAAGATTCTTGGTTTTTGGTTGTTCCTCGGTGCGGAAACGACTCTCTTTGCGACGATGTTCGGCACTTACCTGGCTTTAAAAGGAGAGACCCTAGATGGGCCCACTCCCCCTGAGATATTTGTAATGCCTGTGGTGGCGTTGGCTACTGTGGTCCTGCTCACCAGCAGCTTGACCAGTGTGTTTGCCATCATGGCCATGCACCAAAATGATGTAAAGAAGATGATTCGTTGGTTTGGATTGACGATTTTGCTGGGGGCTGTTTTTCTCGGAGTGGAGATCTATGAGTTTATTGAATATACGCACCTGGGGCACACCCTGACCAGCAGTGCTTTTGGGTCCTCGTTTTACCTGCTGTTGGGTACACACGGAAGCCACGTGTTATATGGGGTGTGTTGGATCATCGGTTTGATGATCCAGGCACGCCATAAAGGGATTACGGTTCACACGGCACCGAAATTTTACGTTGCCAGTCTGTACTGGCACTTTGTCGATGTGGTATGGGTATTCATCTTCACGGTCGTATACCTGATGGGAATGATGGCATAA